A region of the Longimicrobium sp. genome:
ACCAGGAGGCGGTGATCGGCGTGGCCGACCGCGGCTTCGCGACCGAGCTGACCGACACCTTCCACGCGGACCTGGCCCAGAGCACGGAGATCCGCCTGAAGGAGTGGAAGCGCCGCCCCATCCTCTCCCGCGCGCTGGAGCGCATCGTGGTGCTGTTCGAGGAGCAGTATTGAGCCTGTGGCGTAACCATTGATCCGGCGGTGGCGGCTTTCACGCGCGGATAGTGAACGGCCTTGACAGTACCTCGGTTCGACTGGTAGATTTACAGCACTTAATCCCCCCGGCTTACTTCGGTGACCGGGCGCGAGGCCGTCCTTCGGGGCGGCCTCTGCTTGTTATGACAAATTCGAGGATCGATCGTGCCCGGCAGCGCACGTGCGACCTCGCTTATAGATCCTTCGGCCTGCAACCGCTCGGTGCGGGGCAACTACGGTGTGGTCGGCCTCAGGATGACGTCTCCAGGTGATTGCCGGATCCAGTATTACCAGATCGCAAAACAGCAGAGCAGCAGAGAGAGAAACCGTCCGCTGCTCTGCTTCTCCGCGTGGCTCAAATCTCTTCCTACCCGATGCGCAGTTGCGACCATTGCCAGCCGAAGAAGACGAGGAGGAGCGCCACGACGACGGAGTGGTACCCGCGCCTGCCGACGAACGCGAGCGAGGCCAGCAGCGCCGCGATGCAGAGCGTGGGGACCACGCGCAGGGGACCCGCGGAAACGATCGCGTCGTCCGTCCCGGACACGTAGTCCACCGCCAGGGCCAGCAGGGTGAAGAGCGCGAACAGCAGCCAGAAGTAGCGGCGGTTCTCGTCGTAGTAGGCGGAAAGGTCCAGCCCCTCGTCGGGGATCACGTCCGGCAGCGCCGCCGAGGCCAGCAGGAACATGCTGACCAGCGCAGACGCGAGGATCAGGAAGCCCCAGTACCTCGTCCACACGGCGGCGTGCCCCATCTCGTAGAACTCCCACCAGAACTGGAGGATGAGGAGCAGGACCAGCAGCGCCGCCGCCAGCGGAAGCCAGTGCCACGCGATGCGGCTGCGGGCGCGGAGCAGGCGGTGCAGGCTGACGGACAGGTCGGCGATCGCGAGGCCGATGAGGATGGACACCATCAGCAGCAGGTACTCGAAGGGGCTCACGTGGGACCGCCGCGGCGGAAGGCTGGACTTCGAGGAGTACCCGGGGGCCTGCGGGCAAGGTAAATCGATCTCCCCCGCATGACACGCTTTCCCTGCGGCTGCCCCGTCCGTCCTCGCCCCATCAGCCCCGCTCGCTCGACCCGAGACGACGCGGGTGCGGCTTCCTCCACGAGCCCCTTGACCCTAACATCAGTGTCACGGTTTACCTTCACATCAGTCCGCGGGCGGCACGGTCGCGGGCAGGGCAACGACGGAGGTGGCGAGATGCGCGTGGGTGAGCTTTCGGCGCGGACGGGGGTGAGCGTCCGCTCGATCCGGTACTACGAGCAGGCGGGGCTCCTTCCCGCCGCGCGCAAGCCGAACGGGTACCGCGAGTTCGACGCGTCCGCCGTGGAGCGGGTGGCGGCGATCCGCGGGCTGCTGGAGACGGGGTTCACTCTCGATGAGGTGCAGTCGCTCTCCTCCTGCCTCACCGC
Encoded here:
- a CDS encoding MerR family transcriptional regulator, producing MGELSARTGVSVRSIRYYEQAGLLPAARKPNGYREFDASAVERVAAIRGLLETGFTLDEVQSLSSCLTAAGGDAGCCGRTVALYRSRLAKIDLQLATLATLRGRIEERIALLEPC